The DNA window CAGCCACACCAGGGACCACTGCTCAGAAGAGGCCATACCATCGGCTTTGAATCTCACACAAGAAATGTTGGTGCTTTTTTTTGTTCTTGGGGCCACATTTCTGAGTAGTGAAAAATCAGTCTGATTTCGCTCTTCAGGAGGAAATgccttttcctgtgttttttatgAATACAATGGCAATTTAACAGGGCAGAACTTTGAGAAAATGGTAGAACTGTCATCACATGAATATTTAACCTtatcactggggaaaaaaaagaatactttttactGACGACCGTGCATGCTATGAACTGCTTGACTCCACTTGGACTAATACTTTATCTCTCGTCATCACTTCACCCAGCACTGCCCAATAGAAATATGCAAATCACACGTGGAATTTAAGGTCTTCTAGTAGCCAcaataaaaaaggtaaagaaaaaaaacgaGTGAAACTAACTTAAAAGTCATTTCTTATTTAGCCCAGTAGATGCACAATATTATCACTTCAATACATGTAATTGATATAAAAGttgttaatgagatattttacatccATTTTTTATGtcctgagtttttaaaatatgtttgtatttGACACTTAACTACATATACATCTCATTTCAAATTAtctacatttcaaatgctcagcAGACATATGTGGCCCATGGCTACCTTATTGGACAGCACAAAATTAACCCTTCCTTACTTAGTTTTGTCATTAAGTAAGAGAAATTGTtcttaggtttgtttgttttctaatcaGTAATTCCACAGACCATctgtgtaaaacaaaacaaaacaaaacaaaaaacaaacaaaccttcaCTCTCTTATTCACTAAAAACCATCTGACTGATGAGAACACAATTTAGATAATATTTGAACACCAAGtttagaaattatataataaCTACATGTTGTCTACTGGCAATTTAAAACagagtatcattatttttaagttttacccacctgcagaaaaaaaaaaagaggtctgtcgaaaatggaacattttgggtgcctgggtggctcagtgggttaagcctctgccttcagctcaggtcatgatcccagggtcctggaatcgaggcttgcatggggctctctgctcagcagggtacctgctttcccttctctctgcctacttgtgatatctctctctctgtcaaataaatacattttttttaatctaaaaaaattaaaaaataaaatggaaaacttcgTATGATTACTAACAATTAGAGTCCAGGGCTTTTCCCACCTTGATGAAACAGTAACTGTAGATCCAATTAAAGAACAGCACTGTATCCTTAGCTTGAGAAGCAGAGCCAAGGACTGGGCACATTCAGGATACCCTGTGCCCATGGGGAAAAGTACAAGAAAACCTGAACTAGAGATGTGACCCAACGGTTATAAGCACTAACTCCAGCCCCCCTTGGGAGAGCTGAATTTCAGCTCTAGGGAGgcctagctgtgtgatcttcagcaagttacttaacttttctgagctttAGTCTCATtatctgaaaacagaaataatcagTGTTGATTCTTAAGTAGGTTCTTTAGAGAATTAAATGCCAAATCTATCATCAagacttaatataaaattatgcttttctttctttctttttttttttaagattttatttatttatcagagagaggtggcgggggagagagtgagcacaggcaaacagaatggcaggcagaggcagagggagaagtaggctccctgctgagcaaggagcccgatgtgggacttgatcccaggacactggaatcatgacctgagctgaaggcagctgcttaaccaactgagccaaccaggcgtccctaaaattaTGCTTTTCTGATACACAGAGGGGAGGTAGGAAGGACCTAAGCAATGTGGAAGAAGGTAGACTTCTGTGTGAAATGTTCACCTGGCGTAGAGCAGCCAACTCAGGGTTTACGTGATCTTGGGAAGTTGTGGGGTCTGGTGCAGCTGGAAGACAGAATAGATGTGTTAAGTAAGCGATGCACTACTTCTAACGATAAACAATTCCAATGAAATGATTTACGACATTGTGccataaaaacagagagtaaaCTCTGTCATGTAGAAAGAGGAGATatttcatttgggaaaaaaattttttttatgatggggaaaacatgaaattattttactaCCTTTTATGACTAATTTTgtcataataaagaaaaaacaatgctCTTTACCCACGTCTTCCATTACATTTTGCAGCATGTGGTTTAAAGCATACTGCTGATATgtatgttcttcttcttcttctttttttttttaagactttatttatttgacaaagagatgaatccagagagcacaagtgggggaatggcagagggagaagagagaacaaggctctgcactgagcacagggaTCCTGATaccgggctccatctcagaacccagggatcatgacctgagctgaaggcagatgtttaaccatctgagccatgcaggcatccctgaTGTGtatgttcttaaattttaaaatactctgcTGTCATATGACATTTGAAACtcaaagaacatataaaaattaggTTAAATTAGTTATATGGTAGACTTGGTTTGTTTCTCATCCTAGGATAAGGAAAATAGTGAAGCAAAGTGTCTAGAGAGAACGTGACCCTCTTTTACAATCCATAGTTTTCTGCGTGGCTCAATAGCACATGTATTAGAGGATGGAgaattatgaaataatataacTTGACATGATGTGATCTCAGAAACAAGATACTTTGTACATTGAATGTAACTTCTGAAGTAGACTAATAGGTTAGCATTGGATATCCAAAAAAGCTAAATTATTCTTCAACTTCTGACTTAAATCTTTCCATAgaaaagattttgcttttttcttttagtagaaGCCCTCTactggaaggaaaagcaaaagggtCTTTATCCTTCCAACAAGAGCCGAGCACACTTTATATTTGAATAGTCTGAAGAAGTCAAGGATATCTTATTGGTTAAAATTTGTTGAATACTAAACAGAGAACAGAGGGAGTTAGAAAATTTTAGACTACTGTTTCACTGCAGTTACAGAATTTTCTCACAAAAAATTAGTTTTCAAGCACGTTGTCTTTTCTGTTGAAATACTGAATAGTAAGACCAATGAGttctggattttcttcttcttctggatttTCTTCAGCAGAGTTCTAGAGACTTCTAAAGTTTTCTCAGTGAAATTAGAAAGGAGTGATATACAAGGTATTTTCAGAGAACTAAGTATAAAAATCATATAGGAGataaaaatcactattttatctagcattttaagaaatattttttctatggAAAATCTCAAACATGCATATAGGTACAGAGAATAGTAAAATGAACTTTCCCATTCTCATCACCTGATTTTATTATTGGCATTATCAGCATTTTGccaattttctttcactttcatcTAACAccctcttgttttgtttgttttttaaatttttatttatttatttttgttttaagagagagagcatgagaattggtgaggggcagaaggagcaggaaagagaatcttttttttttttttttgaagattttatttatttatttgacacagagagagatcacaagtaggcagagagaaggggaggcaggctccgtgctgagcagagagctcgatgggGGGCTCGGGGGGGTTcgggttgggggtgtgggggttgtGGTTGGGGGTGTGGGCGTGGGGGGGTAGAGTGAGTGCTCTCTTCAGAACCCAACTCTGCTGGCCctctgaccttggacttccaacctccagaactgtaagtaaatttctgttgtttataagccacccagtctatggtagtTTGTTATGGCAGCCGGAGCAGGTTAATACGGCAAAGGAAGATGGCAGGTGAGTCCCCGGGGGATGCAGATCAGAAAAGGGCAAAGTCAGAGAGAGTATCTGTGAACAAATAGGCCAGTGATCAGCATAATGATCTTGCCATTATCACCCTTAACACAACtaccaatattttttaatataatctatTATCCAGAAAAAACCCTGTATGTGTTAAGCCTTGACATGTAGGGGTTTCTTTATTACCCAACCCAGTTTAGCTTATCTTAAAATTGTTTACAGCTTGGGTATGTTACTACTTCTCCCTGGCCAAAGGCTATCTGAAAACACCCacacatgtattcattcattcagaacaCTGAGTGAGCATCTGCTGTGTATCAGAGAGCACAACCAGGTCCTACAGGTGCAATGACGGATGAGAGCCCAGACatctgccttctttcttcctctcttcaacATGTCTTTATTGGGATCAACCATGTGCCTGGCATTGTGCTGGAGCTCTGGCCACAGTGGGGAGCCGAAGCAGATGTGGTCACTGCCTTCATGGAACTTGTCATCTAGTGAGGAAAACAACATTAAATGTGTGATTCTCGAGTAAAGCAGAGGCAGCGGGGGAAGACGGCGGTGGCCGTGCCACAGCGGGCCTGGACCGTGGAGCAGCTGCGCAGTGAGCAGCTACCTAAGAAGGACATTATCAAGTTTCTACAGGACCATGGTTCAGATTCGTTTCTTGCAGAACATAAGTTAttaggaaacattaaaaatgtggCCAAGACAGCTAACAAGGACCATTTGGTTACAGCctacaaccattttttttttaaagattttatttatttatttgacagagagaaatcacaagtagatggagaggcaggcagagagagagagggaagcaggctctctgctgagcagagagcccgatgtgggactcgatcccaggactctgagatcatgacctgagccgaaggcagcagcttaacccactgagccacccaggcgcccctacaaccATTTTTTTGAAAGTAAGCGTTTCAAGGGTACGGAAAGTATAAGTAAAGTGTCTGAACAGGTGAAAAATGTGAAGCTTAATgaagataaacccaaagaaacCAAGTCTGAAGAGACTCTGGATGAGGGtccaccaaaatatataaaatctgttcttaaaaaaggagataaaaccAACTTTCCCAAAAAGGGTGATGTTGTTCACTGCTAGTATACAGGAACACTACAGGATGGGACTGTTTTTGATACTAATATTCAAACGagttcaaagaagaagaaaaatgccaaGCCTTTGAGTTTTAAGGTTGGACTAGGCAAAGTTATCGGAGGATGGGATGAAGCAGTCTTATCTATGAGTAAAGGAGAAAAGGCTCGACTAGAGATTGAGCCAGAATGGGCTTATGGAAAGAAAGGACAGCCTGATGCCAAAATTCCACCAAAtgcaaaattcatttttgaagtAGAATTAGTGGATATTGACTGAAATAGCAGCAATGCTTCAGATATAATGACATCAGCAACAATAAAACATTGCCTTGAAGAAACTTATGTAACTAATTAGAGCTGGTTACTTATTGTAAGGGAAGAGTCGACTGGAAAATTCAAGAGCTCAGATATTGTTTATCCAATCCCCAACTTTTAATATACGTAATCCATTATAATTCCctaaagtttgaaatattttactacAGCTATGTAAAATACTGGTTAAGGAGAAATGACTTTCCTTTACCT is part of the Mustela nigripes isolate SB6536 chromosome 2, MUSNIG.SB6536, whole genome shotgun sequence genome and encodes:
- the LOC132010557 gene encoding LOW QUALITY PROTEIN: peptidyl-prolyl cis-trans isomerase FKBP3-like (The sequence of the model RefSeq protein was modified relative to this genomic sequence to represent the inferred CDS: substituted 1 base at 1 genomic stop codon), giving the protein MCDSRVKQRQRGKTAVAVPQRAWTVEQLRSEQLPKKDIIKFLQDHGSDSFLAEHKLLGNIKNVAKTANKDHLVTAYNHFFESKRFKGTESISKVSEQVKNVKLNEDKPKETKSEETLDEGPPKYIKSVLKKGDKTNFPKKGDVVHCXYTGTLQDGTVFDTNIQTSSKKKKNAKPLSFKVGLGKVIGGWDEAVLSMSKGEKARLEIEPEWAYGKKGQPDAKIPPNAKFIFEVELVDID